A portion of the Glycine max cultivar Williams 82 chromosome 10, Glycine_max_v4.0, whole genome shotgun sequence genome contains these proteins:
- the LOC100812323 gene encoding Protein COP1 SUPPRESSOR 2-like yields MDDSKQQQQRKKNYRKRSAPTDEDELPQSQSNNESDDERERRMALEEIKLLQKQRERKSGIPANPSLQVQSGTGGGLAAKAAEKNDGDGGDKDELVLQDTFAQETAVMDEDPNMVNYIEHELAKKRGRKIDAADQAENELKRAEDELYKIPEHLKVKRRNSEESSTQWTTGIAEVQLPIEYKLKNIEETEAAKKLLQEKRLMGRTKSDFSIPSSYSADYFQRGRDYAEKLRREHPELYKDRNHQDDSSGSKKNDSSTDAAGAVQRQAATDEFMLERFRKRERHRVMRR; encoded by the exons ATGGATGATTCgaagcagcagcagcaacgAAAAAAAAACTACCGAAAGAGAAGCGCTCCAACAGACGAAGATGAACTTCCTCAATCTCAAAGTAACAATGAATCCGACGACGAACGAGAAAGAAG AATGGCATTGGAGGAAATTAAGCTCCTCCAGAAGCAGCGGGAAAGGAAATCGGGAATTCCAGCAAACCCTAGTTTGCAGGTGCAGAGTGGAACCGGCGGCGGTTTAGCTGCTAAAGCCGCCGAAAAGAACGATGGCGATGGCGGCGACAAGGACGAGCTCGTTCTTCAAGACACCTTCGCTCAAGAGACCGCTGTTATGGATGAAGACCCCAATAT GGTGAATTATATCGAGCACGAGTTAGCGAAGAAGAGGGGAAGGAAAATTGATGCAGCGGATCAAGCTGAGAATGAGCTGAAACGTGCTGAAGATGAACTATATAAGATCCCTGAGCATCTTAAA GTAAAAAGGCGAAATTCAGAAGAAAGCTCTACTCAGTGGACTACTGGTATTGCTGAGGTTCAGCTTCCAATCGA atataaattaaaaaatattgaagaaaCAGAAGCCGCCAAAAAGCTTCTACAGGAAAAGAGGCTTATGGGTCGAACAAAATCAGATTTCAGCATTCCATCAAGTTACAGTGCTGATTATTTCCAGCGTGGCAGGGATTATGCGGAAAAACTTAGAAGAG AACATCCAGAGTTGTACAAAGATAGAAATCACCAGGATGATAGTTCTGGATCCAAGAAAAATGATTCCAGCACTGATGCAGCTGGAGCAGTCCAGAGGCAGGCTGCAACCGATGAATTCATGTTAGAGCGCTTCAGGAAACGAGAACGTCACCGTGTAATGCGAAGATGA